A window from Chloracidobacterium sp. encodes these proteins:
- a CDS encoding glycosyltransferase family 39 protein yields MTEQRRLITLAVIGGIAFGARLSVRLARGEANFWEQSYGFYFDLAQKLVNEHTFCLDALSCAYWTPLYPAFLALATGGARRFEAVAVAQSLVGAGTALCAYGLARRWFDARAGLIAAALTALYPYFVVHDTALQETGLYTLAVAAATLVLDAVSSARRPVWAAALAGGLTGLAMLVRPSLAPFVPLALGWLWFAMRSTPAAVWWKTLGGYAAAVCVVLAPWLLRNTLVVGRPTLTTRIGHSLWIGNNPQTFSHYPQGSIDRSTEAAWAALTPTELAEVKQAVARGETALDDWFRARALAFVRAHPGRTLAAAGRKLGAAFWWRLNPVKGWREQLVYGGGYVPVMLLALGGAWRLARRRRWSPLVLCGAHVVAFGLTTAVFWAHTSHRSYLDVYFIVLAGGALSALCQGNQRADHQST; encoded by the coding sequence ATGACTGAGCAGCGGCGGCTCATTACCTTAGCCGTCATTGGGGGCATTGCATTTGGGGCGCGGCTAAGCGTCCGGCTGGCGCGCGGCGAAGCCAACTTCTGGGAACAGAGTTACGGTTTTTATTTCGATCTGGCGCAGAAACTCGTCAATGAACACACTTTCTGCTTGGACGCACTGAGTTGCGCCTACTGGACGCCGCTGTATCCGGCGTTTCTGGCGCTGGCGACTGGCGGCGCGCGCCGATTTGAAGCCGTCGCTGTGGCGCAGTCGCTGGTCGGCGCGGGCACGGCTTTGTGCGCATATGGTTTGGCGCGGCGCTGGTTTGACGCGCGCGCCGGCCTCATCGCAGCGGCGCTGACGGCGCTGTATCCCTACTTCGTCGTTCACGATACGGCGCTTCAGGAAACCGGGCTTTACACGCTGGCGGTTGCGGCGGCGACGTTGGTTCTTGATGCGGTTTCATCGGCGCGGCGTCCAGTTTGGGCGGCTGCGTTGGCAGGGGGCTTGACCGGACTGGCGATGCTGGTGCGGCCGTCACTTGCGCCGTTTGTGCCGCTCGCGCTGGGCTGGCTCTGGTTTGCGATGCGAAGCACGCCGGCGGCGGTCTGGTGGAAGACGTTGGGTGGCTACGCGGCGGCGGTCTGCGTCGTCCTTGCGCCGTGGCTGCTGCGGAACACTCTCGTCGTTGGGCGGCCGACGCTAACAACGCGCATTGGCCACTCGCTCTGGATCGGCAACAACCCGCAGACGTTCAGCCATTACCCACAGGGCAGCATTGACCGCAGTACGGAAGCGGCGTGGGCGGCGCTGACGCCCACCGAACTGGCCGAGGTCAAACAAGCTGTTGCGCGCGGCGAGACGGCGCTGGACGACTGGTTTCGCGCGCGGGCATTGGCGTTTGTCCGGGCGCATCCGGGGCGGACGCTGGCGGCGGCTGGACGCAAGTTGGGTGCAGCCTTTTGGTGGCGGCTCAATCCCGTCAAGGGCTGGCGCGAGCAGCTTGTTTACGGCGGCGGTTATGTTCCGGTGATGTTGTTGGCGCTGGGCGGCGCATGGCGGCTAGCACGGCGGCGGCGTTGGTCGCCGTTGGTGCTCTGTGGCGCACACGTCGTTGCGTTTGGACTGACGACGGCGGTGTTTTGGGCGCACACCAGTCACCGCAGCTACCTTGACGTGTATTTCATCGTGTTGGCTGGTGGAGCACTTTCAGCCCTGTGCCAGGGAAACCAAAGAGCAGACCACCAGTCCACTTGA
- the rbfA gene encoding 30S ribosome-binding factor RbfA, protein MRRHASHGSRSTGAARHRRARLSEAFRTEISEIVRFELTDEAVDPVAIHYVALNAAGTSARVYVSGDGCAETDFTATVRALNAARDFIRRSLGQRLGLHRVPSLHFVLDKTLLSASRIEAILNEERPRFSALDAPPSAEDGKP, encoded by the coding sequence ATGCGACGCCACGCCAGCCATGGTTCGCGGTCAACCGGCGCAGCCCGTCATCGCCGGGCGCGCCTCAGCGAAGCCTTCCGCACAGAAATTAGTGAGATTGTTCGCTTCGAGCTGACGGATGAAGCCGTAGACCCCGTGGCGATCCACTATGTGGCGTTGAATGCGGCGGGAACGTCGGCGCGCGTTTATGTCAGCGGCGACGGGTGCGCCGAGACGGATTTCACCGCCACCGTTCGGGCGCTCAATGCGGCGAGGGACTTCATTCGGCGTTCGCTGGGACAACGGCTTGGGCTGCACCGTGTCCCGTCACTCCATTTTGTTCTCGACAAAACGCTCCTTTCCGCGTCTCGGATTGAGGCCATTCTGAACGAGGAACGCCCCCGTTTTTCCGCCTTGGACGCCCCTCCGTCTGCGGAGGACGGCAAGCCATGA
- the nusA gene encoding transcription termination factor NusA produces the protein MSLLSEQIQAISRDKNIDPRIIIEAIQDAVTAAARRHFKSNENLVAIYSEESHRMELYAAKRVTDVVVSPETEVSLEEALQADASAEIGDVLYEPRQDRFEELGRIAAQTAKQIIIQKVREAERENIYNEYIGRVGQIVHGVVKRFERGNIILDIGRTDAILPRSEQSPAESFSQNDRIRAVIIQVTKDAKEPQVHVSRTSPELLKRLFEMEVPEIYDGTVVIKAAAREPGERAKIGVASNDPDVDPVGACVGMKGSRVQAVIRELRGEKIDIIPWSEDPVVFAANALSPAKVSRVQITDFTNQRLEVIVEESQLSLAIGKRGQNVRLASKLVGWNIDIRSEAEMKREVASQFQSLLSRTDAPATDLSAINPAYAQYLKKAGITTIEELAEAHVNDVAGILDISFDEAVALIEQARRLSPKAATGPSPAEATPVTETNVETTPPVAAAATADGATLEASTTALEEAAETPPTSASPIEQASSETEGVAAVEPQSKPEA, from the coding sequence ATGTCATTACTATCGGAACAGATTCAGGCCATTAGTCGGGATAAAAATATTGACCCGCGCATCATTATTGAGGCGATTCAAGACGCTGTGACGGCGGCTGCACGGCGGCACTTCAAGTCCAACGAAAACCTTGTCGCCATCTACAGCGAAGAAAGTCACCGCATGGAGTTATATGCCGCTAAGCGCGTCACCGACGTGGTGGTTTCACCGGAAACCGAGGTGTCGCTGGAAGAGGCGCTACAGGCCGACGCTTCCGCTGAGATTGGCGACGTGCTCTACGAACCGCGCCAAGATCGCTTTGAGGAGCTGGGGCGGATCGCTGCTCAAACCGCCAAGCAGATTATCATTCAGAAGGTTCGGGAAGCGGAACGCGAAAACATCTACAACGAATACATTGGGCGCGTCGGCCAGATTGTTCATGGGGTCGTCAAGCGTTTTGAGCGTGGGAACATCATTCTCGACATCGGGCGCACCGACGCCATTTTGCCGCGTTCCGAACAGTCCCCGGCGGAGTCCTTCAGCCAAAATGACCGCATCCGTGCCGTCATCATCCAGGTGACGAAGGACGCCAAAGAGCCACAAGTCCACGTCTCGCGGACGAGTCCAGAGTTGCTCAAGCGGCTCTTTGAAATGGAAGTTCCAGAAATTTACGACGGCACGGTGGTCATCAAAGCCGCCGCCCGCGAACCCGGTGAACGCGCCAAAATCGGCGTTGCGTCCAACGACCCGGATGTTGACCCAGTGGGCGCATGCGTCGGTATGAAGGGGTCGCGGGTACAGGCGGTGATTCGCGAACTGCGCGGTGAGAAAATTGACATCATCCCTTGGTCGGAGGATCCGGTGGTGTTCGCCGCCAACGCCTTATCGCCGGCCAAGGTCAGTCGCGTCCAGATTACGGACTTTACTAATCAACGCCTTGAAGTCATCGTTGAGGAATCTCAGCTTAGTTTGGCGATTGGTAAGCGTGGACAAAACGTACGGTTGGCGTCCAAGTTGGTCGGCTGGAACATTGACATTCGCAGCGAAGCGGAAATGAAACGCGAAGTCGCTAGCCAATTCCAGTCGCTGTTGTCACGAACAGACGCGCCGGCGACGGATTTGAGCGCCATCAATCCCGCCTACGCTCAATACCTAAAGAAGGCCGGCATCACCACGATTGAGGAATTGGCCGAGGCCCACGTCAATGACGTCGCCGGCATTCTTGACATCAGCTTTGACGAGGCCGTGGCGCTCATTGAACAGGCCAGACGGTTGTCGCCGAAGGCCGCTACCGGCCCGTCTCCGGCAGAAGCGACGCCGGTGACAGAGACAAACGTAGAAACGACGCCTCCAGTCGCTGCAGCAGCTACGGCGGACGGAGCGACACTTGAGGCTTCAACGACGGCGCTCGAAGAGGCCGCCGAAACGCCGCCAACTAGCGCGTCTCCCATTGAACAAGCGTCTTCTGAGACGGAGGGGGTAGCCGCCGTTGAGCCTCAATCTAAACCTGAGGCTTGA
- a CDS encoding MFS transporter translates to MPQALHAFAFRDYRRQWAGAFASSVGSWMQQVAQAWLILELTASPFYLGLDAFLGMAPMLSLSLVGGAVADRVDRRKLLLASQAVQLSSALTLAILVGTQALRGMPLVYAILSLSLLTGMAQAMSGPAYLALLPNLVPKPFVGQAVAGNAMQFNLARVVGPMLAGLVMVRFGVAACFALNALSFLAVMAALATIRPPQYVGAAAGQSWQQEILTGVRYVFGDPNRRRLCLLAALTTGLGVAVPTLLPQYTKMVWHGDEALFSRLAACSGLGAVVGAVAAAMVAKKAQLLPLVFGAQATLGLCMTLLAVTSWFWAACFWLFVGGALLVAAYALVTTCFQQNIEDDMRGRSVSIYMVCFRGGMAVGGLLAGTLAHWWNVPATFGLAGFALAAVGLWGACDRRSVSRAEGV, encoded by the coding sequence TTGCCGCAGGCGCTCCACGCCTTCGCTTTCCGGGATTACCGTCGCCAATGGGCCGGCGCGTTCGCTTCCAGCGTGGGCAGCTGGATGCAGCAAGTCGCGCAAGCTTGGCTCATTCTGGAGTTGACGGCGAGTCCATTCTACCTCGGTCTGGATGCTTTTCTGGGGATGGCGCCGATGCTGAGTCTGTCGCTGGTGGGCGGCGCCGTCGCCGATCGCGTTGACCGTCGCAAGCTGTTGCTGGCGTCGCAGGCCGTACAGCTTTCGAGCGCCCTGACATTGGCGATACTGGTTGGAACACAGGCGCTGCGAGGTATGCCGCTGGTGTACGCCATCCTGAGCCTGTCATTGCTGACCGGCATGGCGCAGGCGATGAGCGGGCCGGCCTACTTGGCGTTGTTGCCGAATCTCGTTCCCAAGCCGTTTGTTGGGCAAGCCGTCGCCGGCAACGCCATGCAGTTCAACCTCGCGCGGGTTGTCGGGCCGATGCTGGCCGGGTTGGTGATGGTGCGCTTTGGGGTCGCCGCCTGCTTTGCCCTGAACGCGCTGTCGTTTTTGGCCGTGATGGCGGCGTTGGCGACGATCCGCCCGCCCCAGTACGTTGGGGCGGCGGCCGGTCAGTCGTGGCAGCAGGAGATTCTAACGGGTGTGCGCTACGTCTTTGGCGATCCCAACCGACGGCGACTGTGCCTCCTTGCCGCATTGACAACCGGGTTGGGCGTCGCCGTTCCAACCTTGCTGCCGCAATACACCAAAATGGTCTGGCATGGCGACGAAGCGTTGTTTTCACGCTTGGCGGCTTGTTCCGGTCTGGGCGCGGTAGTCGGCGCGGTGGCGGCCGCGATGGTCGCCAAAAAAGCGCAGTTATTGCCGTTGGTGTTTGGCGCGCAGGCGACGCTGGGGCTTTGTATGACGCTGCTGGCCGTCACAAGTTGGTTCTGGGCGGCTTGTTTCTGGCTGTTTGTCGGCGGGGCGCTCCTTGTGGCGGCTTACGCGCTGGTCACAACCTGCTTCCAACAGAACATTGAAGACGACATGCGCGGGCGTTCGGTGAGCATCTACATGGTCTGCTTCCGAGGCGGTATGGCGGTAGGCGGCCTGCTGGCCGGGACGCTGGCGCACTGGTGGAATGTGCCGGCGACGTTCGGACTGGCCGGCTTTGCTCTGGCCGCCGTAGGTTTGTGGGGGGCCTGCGACCGACGAAGTGTCAGCCGTGCGGAAGGCGTTTAG
- the ribB gene encoding 3,4-dihydroxy-2-butanone-4-phosphate synthase — translation MSNPTPTALASIEEAIADIRSGRMVIVVDDEDRENEGDLVCAAEKVTPDIINFMAKYGRGLICLSLTEERCDELDLPLQVANNTSGFGTAFTVSIEAKRGVTTGISAADRATTILTAVNPATRPEDLARPGHVFPLRARRGGVLVRPGQTEASVDLARLAGLTPAGVICEIMNDDGTMARLPQLVEFARRHGLKIVSVADLIRYRLANEIHVRCTAEADLTLPYGKFHAMTFRSDITDEVHLALVLGEPAKVDSVLVRVHSQTLLGDVFEEASDEAGQWLRRALRKIAAEGCGVLLYLRQKHAGTHLEDHLRAIAKGETIIHGNVRDYGTGAQILRALGLRRIRLLTNHPRRLTALEGFGLVFLDTVPLDD, via the coding sequence ATGAGCAACCCGACGCCTACAGCCCTTGCTTCAATTGAGGAAGCCATTGCCGACATCCGCTCCGGGCGGATGGTCATCGTTGTGGACGACGAGGATCGTGAAAACGAAGGGGATTTGGTTTGTGCGGCGGAAAAGGTCACGCCTGACATTATCAACTTCATGGCAAAGTACGGCCGGGGGTTGATTTGTCTCTCCCTGACCGAAGAACGCTGCGACGAACTGGATTTGCCCCTGCAGGTCGCCAACAACACGTCGGGCTTCGGTACAGCCTTCACCGTATCCATTGAAGCCAAGCGTGGCGTGACAACCGGCATTTCCGCCGCCGACCGCGCCACGACGATTCTCACCGCCGTCAATCCGGCGACGCGCCCTGAAGACCTTGCGCGACCAGGGCATGTTTTCCCCTTGCGCGCACGGCGCGGGGGCGTCTTGGTGCGTCCGGGGCAAACTGAAGCCAGCGTAGATTTGGCGCGGCTGGCCGGGCTAACGCCAGCCGGCGTCATCTGTGAAATCATGAACGACGATGGAACGATGGCGCGGCTGCCGCAGCTCGTTGAATTCGCCCGCCGGCATGGCTTGAAGATCGTCTCGGTCGCCGACCTGATCCGTTATCGGCTGGCAAATGAAATTCACGTCCGTTGCACGGCTGAAGCCGACTTGACGCTGCCATACGGAAAGTTTCACGCCATGACGTTTCGCAGCGATATTACGGACGAAGTCCACTTGGCGCTTGTGCTGGGCGAACCGGCCAAGGTGGATTCGGTGCTGGTGCGTGTGCATTCACAAACGCTTCTGGGGGATGTCTTCGAGGAAGCAAGCGACGAAGCCGGACAGTGGCTGCGCCGGGCGCTCCGCAAAATTGCCGCCGAGGGTTGCGGCGTGCTGCTGTACTTGCGCCAGAAGCATGCCGGTACGCACCTTGAAGACCATCTGCGCGCCATCGCCAAGGGGGAAACCATCATTCACGGAAACGTCCGCGATTATGGGACGGGGGCGCAAATTTTGCGCGCACTGGGCCTGCGCCGGATTCGGTTGCTGACGAATCATCCCCGCCGGCTGACGGCGCTGGAAGGCTTTGGGCTGGTCTTTCTCGATACAGTGCCGCTTGATGACTGA
- a CDS encoding ribosome maturation factor RimP yields the protein MLDIAETIERLVTQDGFEFVVCEMKGAGRRRLLRVVVDHPAGVTLEQCAALSRRIGDHLDAIDAVPTAYTLEVSSPGVERGLYRLADYQRFAGRRIRLRTTTAVHGKRLWRGRLQAVHADDAPFIVLVNDAGLEMRFPLSAIEQAQLEVSAEELFRMAEEKRAARKAVTPVS from the coding sequence GTGTTGGACATCGCCGAAACCATTGAGCGGCTTGTGACGCAGGACGGCTTCGAGTTTGTTGTGTGCGAAATGAAAGGAGCCGGACGACGGCGTCTGTTGCGCGTCGTGGTGGATCACCCAGCCGGCGTCACCCTAGAGCAATGCGCTGCGTTAAGCCGGCGGATTGGCGATCACCTCGATGCGATTGACGCCGTACCGACGGCCTACACGCTTGAAGTCTCCTCGCCCGGCGTTGAACGAGGTCTTTACCGGCTGGCGGATTACCAGCGCTTTGCTGGCCGACGCATCCGGTTGCGTACCACGACGGCCGTTCACGGCAAGCGCCTGTGGCGCGGACGACTCCAGGCGGTTCACGCGGACGATGCGCCGTTTATTGTCCTCGTCAACGACGCCGGGTTGGAAATGCGTTTTCCGCTTTCCGCCATCGAGCAGGCGCAGCTCGAAGTCAGCGCCGAAGAACTGTTTCGGATGGCGGAAGAAAAACGTGCGGCGCGTAAAGCAGTGACTCCCGTATCGTAA
- the infB gene encoding translation initiation factor IF-2, translating to MTTKIRIYELAKELKVDSKRIIEELQRMGIKGNYVPSSSIEQTTAERVRERYNPNRASSANVPPPTPKLRKLPPGTVIPNVPLTTIPSVTAPSVAESPASVGVKPAVSVPGARLIKKSPEPARATDTPPAAASPAAAPTAAAPKPPEAEATLRVVTLSPPPPATPAPKAETKPAPATSIKPIIVPPPASPTNGGAAAPAPSKPPAPTPPPSTQPVIRSFTVPAVRLPAAEQPAARAEQATPAKQETTPEKRAELREGRAARPTISRVPSPVDTTAPPHTRTTYVPPQVPDRGRAGRGRRSAKGKPEPAGRIREFEKNLVRPEPPAAPAPKPKPVFTELKPVTVVEGTTLKELAEKLEVKPKDIAAALLTKGIIATINQTLSEEAMREVAREFGYEVTVRSLEEIINEQQDILAIESDSLDDIEPRAPVVAVMGHVDHGKTSLLDAIRNTRVAAGEAGGITQHIGAYSVEVPDPDNPEKLRRVVFLDTPGHEAFTMMRARGAKGADIAVIVVAADDGVMPQTIEAVDHARAAKVPIVVAINKIDKPQANVERVKKQLSEIGLVCEEWGGDTVMVEISAKQRRNLDTLLEMILLTGDLLDLKAPTKRLASGVVLEARLDKGRGPVASVLVQQGTLKVGDPLIVGLHFGRVRALIDDRGRSITEAGPSVPVEVLGLQGVPKAGDLFQVVDDAARAQELANYRQSKMRMAQLLSSSARGLEDMYQQMKSGQLKELLVILKADVQGSVEALRETLQKLSNDKVSIRVIRADVGAITESDVMLASASNDMSHVCIIVGFNVRPAPRVAELAKQERVDIRLHTVIYKVEEEVRKAMIGMLDPLTKEVELGRAEVRKVIKVPKVGNIAGCFVADGVIKRGAKVRLIRDSVVVYEGEIASLRRFKDDVAEVKAGFECGVGLDRFSDIKEGDIIECYTLEKYAAMEL from the coding sequence ATGACGACCAAAATCAGAATCTACGAGCTGGCGAAAGAGCTCAAGGTTGACAGCAAGCGGATCATTGAAGAACTGCAACGGATGGGGATCAAAGGGAACTATGTCCCCTCGAGCAGCATTGAGCAGACGACCGCCGAGCGGGTTCGCGAACGCTACAACCCAAACCGTGCCTCCAGCGCGAATGTACCACCGCCGACGCCAAAGCTGCGGAAGCTTCCCCCTGGCACAGTCATCCCAAACGTGCCGCTGACGACCATTCCCTCAGTCACTGCGCCGTCAGTGGCCGAGTCGCCGGCTTCGGTCGGCGTCAAACCGGCGGTGAGCGTCCCCGGCGCACGTCTTATCAAGAAGTCACCGGAACCGGCGCGCGCTACCGATACCCCGCCGGCTGCGGCGTCGCCGGCCGCTGCGCCGACTGCGGCTGCGCCGAAGCCTCCTGAGGCGGAAGCGACACTGCGCGTGGTCACATTATCACCGCCGCCTCCGGCAACGCCTGCGCCGAAGGCTGAGACCAAGCCGGCACCGGCGACCAGCATCAAGCCAATCATCGTCCCGCCGCCGGCCTCACCAACGAACGGCGGCGCTGCTGCACCCGCTCCGAGTAAGCCGCCTGCTCCAACGCCGCCGCCTTCAACGCAACCAGTCATTCGTAGCTTCACTGTTCCTGCGGTACGCTTACCGGCGGCGGAGCAACCGGCGGCGCGCGCCGAACAGGCAACCCCAGCCAAACAGGAAACAACCCCAGAAAAGCGGGCGGAACTGCGTGAGGGACGTGCCGCTCGACCCACAATCAGCCGTGTGCCGTCGCCAGTGGATACCACCGCCCCGCCCCATACACGCACCACCTATGTCCCGCCGCAGGTTCCCGACCGCGGGCGCGCTGGTCGGGGGCGGCGCAGCGCGAAAGGTAAGCCTGAGCCTGCTGGACGAATCCGTGAGTTTGAAAAGAACCTTGTCCGCCCAGAACCTCCGGCGGCCCCGGCGCCCAAGCCCAAGCCGGTCTTTACTGAACTGAAGCCGGTAACAGTGGTCGAAGGGACAACGCTCAAAGAGCTGGCCGAGAAGCTTGAAGTCAAACCCAAGGACATTGCAGCGGCGCTGCTCACTAAAGGGATCATCGCCACCATCAATCAAACGCTTTCGGAAGAGGCGATGCGGGAGGTGGCGCGCGAGTTTGGCTACGAAGTGACAGTGCGCAGCCTTGAGGAAATCATCAACGAACAACAGGACATCCTCGCTATCGAGAGCGATTCGCTGGACGATATTGAGCCGCGTGCGCCGGTCGTCGCCGTGATGGGACACGTTGACCACGGCAAGACCAGTTTGCTGGACGCCATCCGCAACACGCGCGTGGCGGCCGGTGAAGCTGGTGGAATTACCCAGCACATTGGCGCATACAGCGTTGAAGTCCCGGATCCTGACAACCCGGAAAAACTCCGGCGCGTGGTGTTTCTTGACACACCGGGTCACGAAGCCTTCACAATGATGCGTGCGCGCGGTGCCAAAGGGGCGGACATTGCCGTGATCGTCGTCGCCGCCGATGACGGCGTCATGCCGCAGACCATTGAGGCGGTTGACCACGCCCGCGCAGCCAAAGTACCGATTGTTGTCGCCATCAACAAGATTGATAAACCGCAGGCGAACGTTGAGCGCGTCAAGAAGCAACTGTCTGAGATTGGCTTGGTCTGCGAAGAATGGGGCGGCGACACCGTCATGGTTGAGATTTCGGCGAAGCAACGCCGTAATCTCGACACGCTCCTCGAAATGATTCTGCTCACTGGCGATCTTCTCGACCTCAAAGCGCCGACAAAGCGGTTGGCGTCGGGCGTTGTTCTAGAAGCGCGGCTTGACAAGGGACGCGGCCCAGTGGCGTCGGTTTTGGTGCAGCAGGGAACGCTCAAGGTCGGGGACCCGCTCATTGTCGGTCTGCACTTTGGGCGCGTACGCGCGTTGATAGACGACCGTGGACGCTCCATCACCGAAGCCGGACCTTCCGTGCCGGTCGAAGTGCTGGGCCTGCAAGGCGTACCCAAAGCCGGTGACCTGTTCCAAGTGGTGGACGACGCGGCCCGCGCCCAGGAGTTGGCCAACTACCGCCAGTCGAAGATGCGGATGGCGCAGCTGTTGAGCAGTTCAGCCCGCGGTCTTGAAGACATGTACCAGCAGATGAAGAGCGGTCAGCTCAAAGAGTTGCTGGTCATTCTCAAGGCCGACGTACAAGGTTCGGTCGAGGCGCTGCGCGAAACCCTCCAGAAGCTTTCCAACGACAAGGTGAGCATCCGTGTCATCCGGGCCGATGTCGGCGCGATTACGGAATCCGACGTGATGCTGGCGTCCGCGTCAAACGACATGTCGCACGTTTGCATTATCGTCGGCTTCAACGTCCGGCCGGCGCCACGGGTCGCTGAGCTGGCCAAACAGGAGCGAGTGGATATTCGCCTGCACACCGTCATCTACAAAGTCGAAGAAGAAGTGCGTAAGGCGATGATCGGCATGCTAGACCCGCTCACGAAGGAAGTTGAGTTGGGTCGTGCGGAAGTACGCAAGGTCATCAAAGTGCCGAAAGTGGGGAACATCGCCGGTTGCTTTGTGGCGGATGGCGTCATCAAGCGTGGGGCAAAGGTGCGCCTGATTCGGGACTCCGTGGTGGTCTATGAAGGCGAAATTGCCTCCCTGCGCCGGTTCAAAGACGACGTTGCGGAGGTCAAAGCAGGCTTTGAGTGCGGCGTTGGGCTGGATCGCTTTTCCGACATCAAGGAAGGTGACATCATCGAGTGTTACACGCTCGAAAAGTACGCCGCAATGGAGTTGTAA